The Halomonas sp. HAL1 genome segment AAGCCCTTTGTCAGCGCTATACGTTAGCCCTCAATGCAATCGGCTTTCAGACACAGCATGTGGATGGCGATGAGGCTGTGCTAGCAGGCCTTCGGCTTGCTCATCATGCATTGAAGGCTTAATGCTGCTCACTATTAACGGAGAAATTACCCATGTCGCTGCCACTGATTGGTATTTTGCGCGGTGTAACGCCTGATGAGGCCGTGGATATCGCGGAAGCGGTGCTAGCCGCGGGCATCACCCAAATTGAGGTGCCGCTTAACTCACCCAACCCACTAGAGAGCATTCGTCGCTTGGTAGACGCGTTTGGCGAGCGTGCAGTGATTGGTGCAGGTACGGTGCTCACGCCAGCTCAAGTACGCGATGTTCACACCGCTGGGGGACGCTTAATCGTTTCGCCCAACTGTCGGCCAGCGGTGATTGAAGAAACCCACCGGCTGGGTATGGCGAGTTGGCCGGGGATTGTCACACCCTCTGAAGCCTTTGATGCACTCGATGCAGGGGCGACAGGGCTTAAACTCTTTCCCGCGGTGCAGGTAGGATTAGAAGGTATGAAAGCGATACGTGCCGTATTACCGGCAGGCACACGGCTATATGCCGTGGGTGGCGTTGGGGTCGATAATTTCGCTGAGTGGCGCGCCGCTGGCGTCGACGGCGCAGGCTTGGGCAGTGCGCTATACAAACCCGGCCAAAGCGCTGCTCAGGTACGGCAACAAGCGCAAGCCCTTGTTGATGCTTGGTCAGCGGGAGAATAATAAGGAGAGCAAACAACAATGAATACAGACATCAGTGTTTCAACGTGGCAGGCCGAGTTAGCGGTTGATAGCCGCTGCACGCTGGGGGAAGGCCCGCAGTGGAATGCTATTAATCAGCGCCTTTATTGGTGCGATATTCTTGGAAAGCGATTGCACTGGCTCTCCCCCGCTACCGGGGAAAGCGGCCACTATCAGCTTGATCATATGGTCTCGCTGGCCACGCCGCTTGAAGGCGGCGGGCTGCTGTTAGTCGGTGAAGATCGCTTATGTAGGTTCGATACCAATAGCGGTAGCGTAGAAGCGTTTTGTGATTTCGAGACCGATAACCCGGTAACGCGTAGCAATGATGCCCGTGTTGATCGCCATGGCAGTCTGTGGCTTTCCACCATGGGCAAGAAGGCTGAAAAAGGCGCGGGCAGCCTTTACCGCCTACATCGTGGCGAGCTCACACGGTTACGCTCAGGCTTAACGATTCCTAACGCTATTTGCTTCTCAGCCGATGGCTGTTTTGCCTGGTTTACCGATACGGTGACGGGCGTGGTGATGCGCTGGGCGCTCGACAGTGAAGGTTGGCCAGAAGGCGAACCGCAGCCCTGGGCGGACTTCTCCTCTACCCTGGGCAATCCCGATGGTGCGGTAGTCGATAGCGAAGGCTGTCTTTGGCTAGCACTGTGGGGTGCGGGACAAGTTGTGCGCCTGAATCATGACGGAAAAGTGATAGGCCGTGTCGAGTTGCCGGTCAGCCAACCTTCCTGTTCAGCGTTTGCAGGTCCCGACCTAAAAACGCTCTATATCACCACGGCCCAAGAGGGATTTAGCGCTGAGCAGCTAGCCCAAGAGCCAACGGCAGGATCGCTTTATGTGGTCGAAACCGGTATCAAAGGGCTTGTCGAGCCGCTTTTAAAGCTGTCATAACCGTCTTTTTAACGCGGCTTTAAAGCATAAGACCCCGCTATGGCTAGCGGGGTCTTATTCATTGTGGGCTTAAGCGTTTAGGATCGACGGATGTTAACCAGCAAAGCTTATATACATAACGATCACTAATACGACCAACACGATGCCAGCAGGCACGGCGCCTTTCCAGGGGGTTAGGTCGACGTCGCCGCTGTGCTCCTGAATCCAATCAGTTTCACGCGGGCGAAGCTTGCCGATGATCAGCATCACCGCCACTAATAACACAAATACCAGCGCCACGAAGTGGAACTCGTGCATGACCTGCGGCAGCAGCGTGAACGGTGGCACAAAGTAACCGGCAGCAATCAATAAGCAACCGCCCACCAGAGCAATCTTGGCCGCCATAGGCGGAACACGCTTGGTCAGCAGGCCAACCAGCACCACCGCCAGAATTGGAATAAAGTAGATCGCGTTCATCTTCTGCAGGTAGCCAAACAGGCTTTCCTGGCCGGCCAGCAGCGGCGCAATGATCATCGTGATGATGGCCATGATCCAGCCAAACACCTTGCCTGATTTAACCACCTGCTCTTCGGTAGCTTCTTTATTCAGCACACCTTTATAGATGCCCAGGCTGAAAATCGTGGTGGTGCTGTTAAGCGCGGAGTTAAACGACGACAGAATCGCACCCACCATCACTGCGGCAAAGAAACCGGTGAGGTAAGGCGGCAGTACGTTAAATACCAAATGGCCGTAGGCTTCATCGGCACGTACGCCCTGGTCAGCATAAAGATGGTAAGCGATGATACCCGGCAGCACCAGGTACAGCGGCCCCAGCAGCTTGAAGAGACCGGTCAGCAGAACGCCCTTCTGGCCTTCAGCAAGGTTTTTGGCCGCAAAAGTACGCTGGATA includes the following:
- a CDS encoding 2-dehydro-3-deoxy-6-phosphogalactonate aldolase; amino-acid sequence: MSLPLIGILRGVTPDEAVDIAEAVLAAGITQIEVPLNSPNPLESIRRLVDAFGERAVIGAGTVLTPAQVRDVHTAGGRLIVSPNCRPAVIEETHRLGMASWPGIVTPSEAFDALDAGATGLKLFPAVQVGLEGMKAIRAVLPAGTRLYAVGGVGVDNFAEWRAAGVDGAGLGSALYKPGQSAAQVRQQAQALVDAWSAGE
- a CDS encoding SMP-30/gluconolactonase/LRE family protein; its protein translation is MNTDISVSTWQAELAVDSRCTLGEGPQWNAINQRLYWCDILGKRLHWLSPATGESGHYQLDHMVSLATPLEGGGLLLVGEDRLCRFDTNSGSVEAFCDFETDNPVTRSNDARVDRHGSLWLSTMGKKAEKGAGSLYRLHRGELTRLRSGLTIPNAICFSADGCFAWFTDTVTGVVMRWALDSEGWPEGEPQPWADFSSTLGNPDGAVVDSEGCLWLALWGAGQVVRLNHDGKVIGRVELPVSQPSCSAFAGPDLKTLYITTAQEGFSAEQLAQEPTAGSLYVVETGIKGLVEPLLKLS